atactATACGATTTATTTTGATGCTTTGCCCCTTCACCCCTTGATACTAAATTTAGGAATGGTATTTGAAGTTGTGTCGCCAAGTATGCAAATTTGTTTAAAGAAAGTCTCTTCTATTCCTTTTAaattacctatacctatatatatatatatttttttttatttctataattgaCTTGATAATAAGACGCATTATGAGTTCTCATTTTGTAGACTTGACTACATTTAAGAATGATACAGTAATTTTGAAGAAATTAGATTAAACATAAGCCAACAATTAATTAGCAATTACAgaactaaaaaaatcttaactcGATActgttataagttataacgAAACAGAAAATTATTGGAAAGATTATCTTTATATATCTAATTGTACTTTCCGCGTAAGGTGTACCTACGCGCCAGACAGCCAAACCAAGATCGCTACGAAGAAACCGCGGCCATAATTAAAAGATTCTACGAACACACGACAATAACGTCATTAGCGGCAACTGACGCGGCCATTTGTCACCTGTCATTTGTCAGCGGTTTGTCAATTGTCAGCGACAATGGTGTCAGGCGGTGCGCTCGCGATTGAAGCGTGTCCATGTTATTGTTAATAGATTGGTGATACGCGAAATGTAACATACTGTATattgctaaataaataaattgcagCGTTACTGATGGAAgactaaaacattttaatgatCTTTCTGTCTACACTCTGCATCATCTTTTGCCCCATTTCCGGTTCATAAATCAGCTGTTTTATTTTGCTATCTATACGAAAgaagatacctacctactgctCAAAGCCTTGTAATGAGGCAGTATCCATATTAATTATACCTCAATTTTTTTGTAGAATAAGTGAATTTCAAATCAATTTGAACTCACTTCTATAAATCAAtatataacataaaacattggaaagattattatgtaaatgtgcCTACatcaaataatgttaaaaataaatcttttacaactctaactttaataaaatcgGTAAATAATTCAAGTCCTATTTCATAAGTTTATATTAGCTGcgtttgtataatttatggGCAGGCTACGCCGATAGACGCtcatttaacataataattctacTTTGAATCCGACTTTATTTCTAGAAACAACATCGTGATTTATAGCTCAAACTACTGTCATATTGCAGCAATTCCCTTCGTTTTCCGACCCAGTTGTCAGCAAACAATAATCAAATTCTTTCATAACTCACAGTGACTTCAAGTTAATAGAGTGATAGATCGTCTTATGCAAATATAGGGTTATAACGAAACAAAGTTGCGCAGTAATGAGAGCCCCGCTTGCATACACTATTGTACATCACGAAATAGCTACGGTTGAATAATTCGCATTCAAGGCATATTTTATGTTCTAGTTCACCAGCCTTCGAGATGTCACCGTAATATCTAGACGCCACGCGATTAATAAGTTATTTCCGCTCCGTCACGACATCGCATCCCTTAATCGCTTTCGTTCGTCGCGTAACTGTATTCATATTCCTCTCTATTTCCAGATGCTGTCGCCACACGACGACGATGACGACAATCACCTTTGCATCAAATGCAACGAGACTATTATAGGACTGGACAATTACGTCAAGCATCGAAAGGAGAGATGTGGAAAGTTGAAGAGTGTTGATAAATCTGTGCTTCCTACAATAGATCCTCTGGAGCCGACGTACAGTCTCGGCGCTGATGTATTTTTTCAATCCTTAGAACTGCAGAGTAGTGTCAAAAAATCTTCATCACTATCGAGACTCACGCCACCGACATCTATTTACAAATCTAGTGCAGATAGAAAAAACACACTAACAATTGCTTCAACATCAACATCTAGAGATATTCCTAGAATGAGCCCATTAGAAAATAATCTAAGAGGAGAGGATTGGATTGGTGGACACAGCCTGAAAATAGAAACAAGTGAAGATAATCAAATGAAACTGATCAATGCTGTTGCAAGTATCAGCGGGGCGGCCAAGAAAGATCTTCCTACATCTTCATATAGCATTAATACGTATAATGATTTCAAAGGAGACGATGACTTGGATGAGTCTGATGATTCAGAAGATGAAGATGATGAAGAGCCGCCTCATGAGGCAAAGTGGAAACCTCCACCAAACTACACAGGTGGGAAGTGGCGACCAGCATCACCAGAACATGATGAATGGGAGCGACTCAGTATAGATGGAAATGACCGTGAAGATGATTACGATGCCCCACCACCTGACCATACAAAAGGCAAATGGGTTCCAGGCCAagataaaacacaaattatgCAAACAACGATCCAATCGAAAGGCTCCGTACAGTACTGGTGTGGACCTTGTAATCGCCGGCTGGGCTCTAGAGCTATTTACGATAAACATTTAATGTCCAACTTGCATATGAGAAAGGTACTTCCAGAGCATGAACTAGAGTTCGCTGGACATCTAGAACCGATAAGAACAGTAGCAGAGAAACGCTCTACACGGTCCACATTATTTACCAATGACACTATTTATACACAATTTCATAGAAAGAGACAGAAATCAGAAAGCGTTAAGGCAATAACGAAAAAGAAGAGAAAAAGGAAACCGATTTTTGTACAATGTTCGGGTTGTAAATCGCGCGTGAGATTGCACTTGATGGGAAAGCACTTGATATCTCACTATCACTTCAGGAAAGCAACTGACATGAAAAGCGTCGACTATAAACAGcttattttaaacaacatGGATGCTGTGGTGCACCAATCACCATTTCAATGCAGTCCTTGCAAGTTTTACACTAACTGGCTTTCGAATTTCATGCAACATTGGTATTCTGAAGAACATGACCAAAAGGTGGCATCAATGAGTGGCAGATTTTGGTGTTCGTTTTGCAAATTTGAATGCGATACATCCCAAGAAATGCTCGACCACTTGTCTAGCTCAGAACACACGGAGGTTGTCGCAGTAATCAATAGATCGATGCCAATAATTATCCGCAAGAAGTCAGTAATCAAATGCGATACCTGCGATATGGAATTTCGGTATAACATAGAAGTAAAACAACATAGCAAGAAAACAGGACATGACATAGCGTACACAGCAACCGATATGTATCAGGAATTACACAAGTGCCAGCATTGCAAGAAGAAGTTCAAATCCTCAGTTTCCTTGTGTTCCCATTTAAAGTCTGAGCATAAAGCAAAAGTTTTCTTTTGTCTCGTATGCTCTAGGGTATTCAATTCTTCATCAGAGGCGAAACAACACAGACAGACATCTGAACACAGAGTACGTACCAAGGAGAAGATGATCGCTCGTGGTTTATGCACTAAAGATTTGAGAAAGAAATGCCCGTACTGTCCGGGAAAAGTACTTCTGAAGAACGTCATTGAACTTAGAGATCATGTTCGAAGAATTCATccaaatataaagaaaaagtaTGTTTCTTCCTGATATTTGGTTTGCTAATCATCACCATTATCTAAATTTGTAAATTGTGTTACAGTCTTTCCTTATATATACGTCTACTTTTCCgaatttcgataaaatatccGTCAACCGTTTCATCGATAGGTCAGAAAAACAGACAAAAGcacaattcaataatttaaatacattataggTTGTTATAGGTTATTGTGCTGCAAATATAAAGACTGAATTAAGTATgtgactttataaaaaaacttaattaattttatcaatattatacaGATGTTCCAAATGCGGCAAAGCGTTCACGCTACCCCAAGAAGTGACGCAGCACATCAAACGCAACGCCTGTCAGTTCCTCGAGCCGCACGCCATCAGCTCTGGTCTCTGGAACTGCAGCCAATGCCTCTTCACCACCGACTCGCAGGCTGAATGCTTCTTCCACGAAGTACTCCATACATCCCCCTTACAAGAATCCACTGATTCCAAAACTATTAAATACGCCTGCCCTCTATGCAATAAGGTGTTTAAAAAGAAATCTCTCAGGGAACATTTGAGGCAACACACGTTTGAAAGGCCCTTCGCTTGTCCGGTTTGTGGAGCAAATTTTACAAGACAGAGCAGTCTCAGTAACCATATGAAGGCAAAACATGAAGATCAGAGTTCGGGCCATAGTTCTGAAGTTGTAAAAAAAGTTGAACCTAAATGCGCTAGATGTAAGAAGAAGTTTCTGGATGAGtgagtattttgttttttttttgtgatgaaTTTGAGAAGAAAATCACCCATTTGAAAATTCGTTTAATGCTAATAAAGTAAGAAGCATAGGTagtgttaaatttattaaaattaaatttatcattgTCAAAGCTAGTTATTCGATGTCCCTGTACatcacaaataatttaatccaGTCCGAGCGTTACCAGGCATTCCGGTATTTATATAACGTGCTAAAATACTGAATATCATAGAACAAGCTATGAGCAAGCGCTACTAAAATAAAGGCCGTCAACATTCGCGGCGGCGGATGCAACAGTGTCAGCCGTCACACAACTCCTTCACAAATATCAGGCGCATTCATAACGACACCGATACTTTGATACCGTCCCAGTGTTGACGTTTTTAACTGAACACACATAAATCCCGCTCCGGATGCTCTCCGTAACTGAAAATACCACTTACATTTTATTGAAGGCACGTGTTGTTTCGACGATATGTACGATATGCCAAATGGTTTATTCGCTTTGACAATCTCTTGAATTGTCGCTTCTAAATATACCGTTTTGATCTGTCCACTCGCGTGACATAATTCCCGCCTTGGCCCGTTCCTCGTCTCGTTTATAAGCGCTTGTAGTGTCGTGTTTACTGAATAAATCTCAATCATAGTTCATTCTCCGATGCTCATATCGTGGTGTGACTTCACATCTCATAAATCGTTGATATCACTGTCatctttattgaa
This is a stretch of genomic DNA from Colias croceus chromosome 4, ilColCroc2.1. It encodes these proteins:
- the LOC123691494 gene encoding zinc finger protein 433 gives rise to the protein MLSPHDDDDDNHLCIKCNETIIGLDNYVKHRKERCGKLKSVDKSVLPTIDPLEPTYSLGADVFFQSLELQSSVKKSSSLSRLTPPTSIYKSSADRKNTLTIASTSTSRDIPRMSPLENNLRGEDWIGGHSLKIETSEDNQMKLINAVASISGAAKKDLPTSSYSINTYNDFKGDDDLDESDDSEDEDDEEPPHEAKWKPPPNYTGGKWRPASPEHDEWERLSIDGNDREDDYDAPPPDHTKGKWVPGQDKTQIMQTTIQSKGSVQYWCGPCNRRLGSRAIYDKHLMSNLHMRKVLPEHELEFAGHLEPIRTVAEKRSTRSTLFTNDTIYTQFHRKRQKSESVKAITKKKRKRKPIFVQCSGCKSRVRLHLMGKHLISHYHFRKATDMKSVDYKQLILNNMDAVVHQSPFQCSPCKFYTNWLSNFMQHWYSEEHDQKVASMSGRFWCSFCKFECDTSQEMLDHLSSSEHTEVVAVINRSMPIIIRKKSVIKCDTCDMEFRYNIEVKQHSKKTGHDIAYTATDMYQELHKCQHCKKKFKSSVSLCSHLKSEHKAKVFFCLVCSRVFNSSSEAKQHRQTSEHRVRTKEKMIARGLCTKDLRKKCPYCPGKVLLKNVIELRDHVRRIHPNIKKKCSKCGKAFTLPQEVTQHIKRNACQFLEPHAISSGLWNCSQCLFTTDSQAECFFHEVLHTSPLQESTDSKTIKYACPLCNKVFKKKSLREHLRQHTFERPFACPVCGANFTRQSSLSNHMKAKHEDQSSGHSSEVVKKVEPKCARCKKKFLDEKELNDHACPVFELKCPEEQCTFVASTPSQLFRHRKSHGIAKVHECSECDFKTDQISHLKRHMVCHKGEKPYACPHCNFTCGSLENLRKHVLKGKKHPGMYLYQCKCCEYQTNLATELRMHYITKHPDKYNQKAAVEEVKNQLKVKLL